In Choloepus didactylus isolate mChoDid1 chromosome 18, mChoDid1.pri, whole genome shotgun sequence, a single genomic region encodes these proteins:
- the CUEDC1 gene encoding CUE domain-containing protein 1 isoform X4 — protein sequence MTSLFRRSSSGSGGGGGGGARGGGGSAAAAAAQELNNSRPARQVRRLEFNQAMDDFKTMFPSMDYDIIECVLRANSGAVDATIDQLLQMNLEGGGGSVYEDSSDSEDSIPPEVGAPQILERTLEPDSSDEEPPPVYSPPAYHMHMFDRPHPLAPPTPPPRIDMPGSGPAVSQRCYRNWNPPLLGNLPDDFLRILPQQLDSVQGNPGGSKPVSVSREGGPPCAVGAGTRDQESRWKQYLEDERIALFLQNEEFMKELQRNRDFLLALERDVCQENSFSVNSGFLSTDRLKYESQKSKSSSVAVGNDYGFPSPVPGPSEANPAVSEDALFRDKLKHMGKSTRRKLFELARAFSEKTKMRKSKRKHLLKHQALGAAASTANLLDDVEGHACDEGFQGRRQEVPKVEETLREGQ from the exons ATGACCAGCCTGTTCCGCCGGAGCAGCAGCGGCAgcggcgggggcggcggcggcggggcgcGGGGCGGCGGGGGCAGCGCGGCGGCCGCGGCGGCGCAGGAGCTCAACAACAGCCGGCCCGCCCGCCAGGTGCGCCGCCTGGAGTTCAACCAGGCCATGGACGACTTCAAGACCATGTTCCCCAGCATGGATTACGACATCATCGAGTGCGTGCTGCGCGCCAACAGCGGCGCTGTGGACGCCACCATCGACCAGCTGCTGCAGATGAACCTGGAGGGCGGCGGCGGCAGCGTCTACGAAGACAGCTCCGACTCCGAGGACAGCATTCCCCCGGAGGTAGGGGCGCCGCAG ATCTTGGAAAGGACTTTGGAACCTGATAGCTCCGACGAAGAGCCCCCTCCAGTGTATTCCCCGCCAGCCTACCACATGCACATGTTTGACAGGCCTCACCCTCTGGCTCCCCCTACTCCACCTCCCAG GATAGACATGCCGGGCTCCGGCCCTGCTGTGAGCCAGAGGTGCTATCGGAACTGGAACCCACCACTGCTGGGGAACCTCCCAGATGACTTTCTCCGCATCCTGCCCCAGCAGCTGGACAGCGTACAG GGGAACCCCGGGGGCTCCAAGCCCGTGAGTGTGAGCAGAGAGGGAGGCCCACCCTGCGCCGTGGGGGCCGGGACCCGCGACCAGGAGAGCCGCTGGAAACAGTACCTGGAGGACGAGAGGATCGCTCTCTTCCTGCAGAATGAGGAGTTCATGAAGGAGCTGCAGCGTAACCGCGACTTCCTCCTTGCCCTGGAGAGAG ATGTCTGTCAGGAAAACAGTTTCTCTGTGAACTCGGGTTTTTTGAGCACTG ATCGACTGAAATACGAATCCCAGAAATCCAAATCCAGCAGTGTGGCTGTCGGAAACGACTATGGCTTTCCCTCCCCCGTCCCAG GACCCAGTGAAGCCAATCCCGCTGTGTCTGAAGATGCCTTATTCAGGGACAAGTTGAAACACATGGGAAAAT CCACCCGGAGGAAGCTGTTTGAACTTGCCCGGGCCTTCTCGGAGAAGACCAAGATGAGGAAGTCAAAGAGGAAACACTTGTTGAAGCATCAGGC GCTGGGGGCTGCAGCGTCAACAGCCAATCTCCTGGATGACGTGGAGGGCCACGCCTGTG ATGAAGGCTTCCAGGGAAGGCGGCAAGAAGTGCCCAAAGTGGAGGAAACCCTAAGAGAAGGACAGTAA
- the CUEDC1 gene encoding CUE domain-containing protein 1 isoform X6: protein MTSLFRRSSSGSGGGGGGGARGGGGSAAAAAAQELNNSRPARQVRRLEFNQAMDDFKTMFPSMDYDIIECVLRANSGAVDATIDQLLQMNLEGGGGSVYEDSSDSEDSIPPEILERTLEPDSSDEEPPPVYSPPAYHMHMFDRPHPLAPPTPPPRIDMPGSGPAVSQRCYRNWNPPLLGNLPDDFLRILPQQLDSVQGNPGGSKPVSVSREGGPPCAVGAGTRDQESRWKQYLEDERIALFLQNEEFMKELQRNRDFLLALERDRLKYESQKSKSSSVAVGNDYGFPSPVPGPSEANPAVSEDALFRDKLKHMGKSTRRKLFELARAFSEKTKMRKSKRKHLLKHQALGAAASTANLLDDVEGHACDEGFQGRRQEVPKVEETLREGQ, encoded by the exons ATGACCAGCCTGTTCCGCCGGAGCAGCAGCGGCAgcggcgggggcggcggcggcggggcgcGGGGCGGCGGGGGCAGCGCGGCGGCCGCGGCGGCGCAGGAGCTCAACAACAGCCGGCCCGCCCGCCAGGTGCGCCGCCTGGAGTTCAACCAGGCCATGGACGACTTCAAGACCATGTTCCCCAGCATGGATTACGACATCATCGAGTGCGTGCTGCGCGCCAACAGCGGCGCTGTGGACGCCACCATCGACCAGCTGCTGCAGATGAACCTGGAGGGCGGCGGCGGCAGCGTCTACGAAGACAGCTCCGACTCCGAGGACAGCATTCCCCCGGAG ATCTTGGAAAGGACTTTGGAACCTGATAGCTCCGACGAAGAGCCCCCTCCAGTGTATTCCCCGCCAGCCTACCACATGCACATGTTTGACAGGCCTCACCCTCTGGCTCCCCCTACTCCACCTCCCAG GATAGACATGCCGGGCTCCGGCCCTGCTGTGAGCCAGAGGTGCTATCGGAACTGGAACCCACCACTGCTGGGGAACCTCCCAGATGACTTTCTCCGCATCCTGCCCCAGCAGCTGGACAGCGTACAG GGGAACCCCGGGGGCTCCAAGCCCGTGAGTGTGAGCAGAGAGGGAGGCCCACCCTGCGCCGTGGGGGCCGGGACCCGCGACCAGGAGAGCCGCTGGAAACAGTACCTGGAGGACGAGAGGATCGCTCTCTTCCTGCAGAATGAGGAGTTCATGAAGGAGCTGCAGCGTAACCGCGACTTCCTCCTTGCCCTGGAGAGAG ATCGACTGAAATACGAATCCCAGAAATCCAAATCCAGCAGTGTGGCTGTCGGAAACGACTATGGCTTTCCCTCCCCCGTCCCAG GACCCAGTGAAGCCAATCCCGCTGTGTCTGAAGATGCCTTATTCAGGGACAAGTTGAAACACATGGGAAAAT CCACCCGGAGGAAGCTGTTTGAACTTGCCCGGGCCTTCTCGGAGAAGACCAAGATGAGGAAGTCAAAGAGGAAACACTTGTTGAAGCATCAGGC GCTGGGGGCTGCAGCGTCAACAGCCAATCTCCTGGATGACGTGGAGGGCCACGCCTGTG ATGAAGGCTTCCAGGGAAGGCGGCAAGAAGTGCCCAAAGTGGAGGAAACCCTAAGAGAAGGACAGTAA
- the CUEDC1 gene encoding CUE domain-containing protein 1 isoform X2: protein MTSLFRRSSSGSGGGGGGGARGGGGSAAAAAAQELNNSRPARQVRRLEFNQAMDDFKTMFPSMDYDIIECVLRANSGAVDATIDQLLQMNLEGGGGSVYEDSSDSEDSIPPEILERTLEPDSSDEEPPPVYSPPAYHMHMFDRPHPLAPPTPPPRIDMPGSGPAVSQRCYRNWNPPLLGNLPDDFLRILPQQLDSVQGNPGGSKPVSVSREGGPPCAVGAGTRDQESRWKQYLEDERIALFLQNEEFMKELQRNRDFLLALERDVCQENSFSVNSGFLSTDRLKYESQKSKSSSVAVGNDYGFPSPVPAVPSSCQSSSCRVAELPRGACSMGPSEANPAVSEDALFRDKLKHMGKSTRRKLFELARAFSEKTKMRKSKRKHLLKHQALGAAASTANLLDDVEGHACDEGFQGRRQEVPKVEETLREGQ from the exons ATGACCAGCCTGTTCCGCCGGAGCAGCAGCGGCAgcggcgggggcggcggcggcggggcgcGGGGCGGCGGGGGCAGCGCGGCGGCCGCGGCGGCGCAGGAGCTCAACAACAGCCGGCCCGCCCGCCAGGTGCGCCGCCTGGAGTTCAACCAGGCCATGGACGACTTCAAGACCATGTTCCCCAGCATGGATTACGACATCATCGAGTGCGTGCTGCGCGCCAACAGCGGCGCTGTGGACGCCACCATCGACCAGCTGCTGCAGATGAACCTGGAGGGCGGCGGCGGCAGCGTCTACGAAGACAGCTCCGACTCCGAGGACAGCATTCCCCCGGAG ATCTTGGAAAGGACTTTGGAACCTGATAGCTCCGACGAAGAGCCCCCTCCAGTGTATTCCCCGCCAGCCTACCACATGCACATGTTTGACAGGCCTCACCCTCTGGCTCCCCCTACTCCACCTCCCAG GATAGACATGCCGGGCTCCGGCCCTGCTGTGAGCCAGAGGTGCTATCGGAACTGGAACCCACCACTGCTGGGGAACCTCCCAGATGACTTTCTCCGCATCCTGCCCCAGCAGCTGGACAGCGTACAG GGGAACCCCGGGGGCTCCAAGCCCGTGAGTGTGAGCAGAGAGGGAGGCCCACCCTGCGCCGTGGGGGCCGGGACCCGCGACCAGGAGAGCCGCTGGAAACAGTACCTGGAGGACGAGAGGATCGCTCTCTTCCTGCAGAATGAGGAGTTCATGAAGGAGCTGCAGCGTAACCGCGACTTCCTCCTTGCCCTGGAGAGAG ATGTCTGTCAGGAAAACAGTTTCTCTGTGAACTCGGGTTTTTTGAGCACTG ATCGACTGAAATACGAATCCCAGAAATCCAAATCCAGCAGTGTGGCTGTCGGAAACGACTATGGCTTTCCCTCCCCCGTCCCAG CAGTCCCAAGTTCTTGCCAGTCCAGCAGCTGCAGGGTGGCTGAACTCCCCAGAGGTGCCTGCAGCATGG GACCCAGTGAAGCCAATCCCGCTGTGTCTGAAGATGCCTTATTCAGGGACAAGTTGAAACACATGGGAAAAT CCACCCGGAGGAAGCTGTTTGAACTTGCCCGGGCCTTCTCGGAGAAGACCAAGATGAGGAAGTCAAAGAGGAAACACTTGTTGAAGCATCAGGC GCTGGGGGCTGCAGCGTCAACAGCCAATCTCCTGGATGACGTGGAGGGCCACGCCTGTG ATGAAGGCTTCCAGGGAAGGCGGCAAGAAGTGCCCAAAGTGGAGGAAACCCTAAGAGAAGGACAGTAA
- the CUEDC1 gene encoding CUE domain-containing protein 1 isoform X5 has translation MTSLFRRSSSGSGGGGGGGARGGGGSAAAAAAQELNNSRPARQVRRLEFNQAMDDFKTMFPSMDYDIIECVLRANSGAVDATIDQLLQMNLEGGGGSVYEDSSDSEDSIPPEVGAPQILERTLEPDSSDEEPPPVYSPPAYHMHMFDRPHPLAPPTPPPRIDMPGSGPAVSQRCYRNWNPPLLGNLPDDFLRILPQQLDSVQGNPGGSKPVSVSREGGPPCAVGAGTRDQESRWKQYLEDERIALFLQNEEFMKELQRNRDFLLALERDRLKYESQKSKSSSVAVGNDYGFPSPVPGPSEANPAVSEDALFRDKLKHMGKSTRRKLFELARAFSEKTKMRKSKRKHLLKHQALGAAASTANLLDDVEGHACDEGFQGRRQEVPKVEETLREGQ, from the exons ATGACCAGCCTGTTCCGCCGGAGCAGCAGCGGCAgcggcgggggcggcggcggcggggcgcGGGGCGGCGGGGGCAGCGCGGCGGCCGCGGCGGCGCAGGAGCTCAACAACAGCCGGCCCGCCCGCCAGGTGCGCCGCCTGGAGTTCAACCAGGCCATGGACGACTTCAAGACCATGTTCCCCAGCATGGATTACGACATCATCGAGTGCGTGCTGCGCGCCAACAGCGGCGCTGTGGACGCCACCATCGACCAGCTGCTGCAGATGAACCTGGAGGGCGGCGGCGGCAGCGTCTACGAAGACAGCTCCGACTCCGAGGACAGCATTCCCCCGGAGGTAGGGGCGCCGCAG ATCTTGGAAAGGACTTTGGAACCTGATAGCTCCGACGAAGAGCCCCCTCCAGTGTATTCCCCGCCAGCCTACCACATGCACATGTTTGACAGGCCTCACCCTCTGGCTCCCCCTACTCCACCTCCCAG GATAGACATGCCGGGCTCCGGCCCTGCTGTGAGCCAGAGGTGCTATCGGAACTGGAACCCACCACTGCTGGGGAACCTCCCAGATGACTTTCTCCGCATCCTGCCCCAGCAGCTGGACAGCGTACAG GGGAACCCCGGGGGCTCCAAGCCCGTGAGTGTGAGCAGAGAGGGAGGCCCACCCTGCGCCGTGGGGGCCGGGACCCGCGACCAGGAGAGCCGCTGGAAACAGTACCTGGAGGACGAGAGGATCGCTCTCTTCCTGCAGAATGAGGAGTTCATGAAGGAGCTGCAGCGTAACCGCGACTTCCTCCTTGCCCTGGAGAGAG ATCGACTGAAATACGAATCCCAGAAATCCAAATCCAGCAGTGTGGCTGTCGGAAACGACTATGGCTTTCCCTCCCCCGTCCCAG GACCCAGTGAAGCCAATCCCGCTGTGTCTGAAGATGCCTTATTCAGGGACAAGTTGAAACACATGGGAAAAT CCACCCGGAGGAAGCTGTTTGAACTTGCCCGGGCCTTCTCGGAGAAGACCAAGATGAGGAAGTCAAAGAGGAAACACTTGTTGAAGCATCAGGC GCTGGGGGCTGCAGCGTCAACAGCCAATCTCCTGGATGACGTGGAGGGCCACGCCTGTG ATGAAGGCTTCCAGGGAAGGCGGCAAGAAGTGCCCAAAGTGGAGGAAACCCTAAGAGAAGGACAGTAA
- the CUEDC1 gene encoding CUE domain-containing protein 1 isoform X1 encodes MTSLFRRSSSGSGGGGGGGARGGGGSAAAAAAQELNNSRPARQVRRLEFNQAMDDFKTMFPSMDYDIIECVLRANSGAVDATIDQLLQMNLEGGGGSVYEDSSDSEDSIPPEVGAPQILERTLEPDSSDEEPPPVYSPPAYHMHMFDRPHPLAPPTPPPRIDMPGSGPAVSQRCYRNWNPPLLGNLPDDFLRILPQQLDSVQGNPGGSKPVSVSREGGPPCAVGAGTRDQESRWKQYLEDERIALFLQNEEFMKELQRNRDFLLALERDVCQENSFSVNSGFLSTDRLKYESQKSKSSSVAVGNDYGFPSPVPAVPSSCQSSSCRVAELPRGACSMGPSEANPAVSEDALFRDKLKHMGKSTRRKLFELARAFSEKTKMRKSKRKHLLKHQALGAAASTANLLDDVEGHACDEGFQGRRQEVPKVEETLREGQ; translated from the exons ATGACCAGCCTGTTCCGCCGGAGCAGCAGCGGCAgcggcgggggcggcggcggcggggcgcGGGGCGGCGGGGGCAGCGCGGCGGCCGCGGCGGCGCAGGAGCTCAACAACAGCCGGCCCGCCCGCCAGGTGCGCCGCCTGGAGTTCAACCAGGCCATGGACGACTTCAAGACCATGTTCCCCAGCATGGATTACGACATCATCGAGTGCGTGCTGCGCGCCAACAGCGGCGCTGTGGACGCCACCATCGACCAGCTGCTGCAGATGAACCTGGAGGGCGGCGGCGGCAGCGTCTACGAAGACAGCTCCGACTCCGAGGACAGCATTCCCCCGGAGGTAGGGGCGCCGCAG ATCTTGGAAAGGACTTTGGAACCTGATAGCTCCGACGAAGAGCCCCCTCCAGTGTATTCCCCGCCAGCCTACCACATGCACATGTTTGACAGGCCTCACCCTCTGGCTCCCCCTACTCCACCTCCCAG GATAGACATGCCGGGCTCCGGCCCTGCTGTGAGCCAGAGGTGCTATCGGAACTGGAACCCACCACTGCTGGGGAACCTCCCAGATGACTTTCTCCGCATCCTGCCCCAGCAGCTGGACAGCGTACAG GGGAACCCCGGGGGCTCCAAGCCCGTGAGTGTGAGCAGAGAGGGAGGCCCACCCTGCGCCGTGGGGGCCGGGACCCGCGACCAGGAGAGCCGCTGGAAACAGTACCTGGAGGACGAGAGGATCGCTCTCTTCCTGCAGAATGAGGAGTTCATGAAGGAGCTGCAGCGTAACCGCGACTTCCTCCTTGCCCTGGAGAGAG ATGTCTGTCAGGAAAACAGTTTCTCTGTGAACTCGGGTTTTTTGAGCACTG ATCGACTGAAATACGAATCCCAGAAATCCAAATCCAGCAGTGTGGCTGTCGGAAACGACTATGGCTTTCCCTCCCCCGTCCCAG CAGTCCCAAGTTCTTGCCAGTCCAGCAGCTGCAGGGTGGCTGAACTCCCCAGAGGTGCCTGCAGCATGG GACCCAGTGAAGCCAATCCCGCTGTGTCTGAAGATGCCTTATTCAGGGACAAGTTGAAACACATGGGAAAAT CCACCCGGAGGAAGCTGTTTGAACTTGCCCGGGCCTTCTCGGAGAAGACCAAGATGAGGAAGTCAAAGAGGAAACACTTGTTGAAGCATCAGGC GCTGGGGGCTGCAGCGTCAACAGCCAATCTCCTGGATGACGTGGAGGGCCACGCCTGTG ATGAAGGCTTCCAGGGAAGGCGGCAAGAAGTGCCCAAAGTGGAGGAAACCCTAAGAGAAGGACAGTAA
- the CUEDC1 gene encoding CUE domain-containing protein 1 isoform X3 — translation MTSLFRRSSSGSGGGGGGGARGGGGSAAAAAAQELNNSRPARQVRRLEFNQAMDDFKTMFPSMDYDIIECVLRANSGAVDATIDQLLQMNLEGGGGSVYEDSSDSEDSIPPEVGAPQILERTLEPDSSDEEPPPVYSPPAYHMHMFDRPHPLAPPTPPPRIDMPGSGPAVSQRCYRNWNPPLLGNLPDDFLRILPQQLDSVQGNPGGSKPVSVSREGGPPCAVGAGTRDQESRWKQYLEDERIALFLQNEEFMKELQRNRDFLLALERDRLKYESQKSKSSSVAVGNDYGFPSPVPAVPSSCQSSSCRVAELPRGACSMGPSEANPAVSEDALFRDKLKHMGKSTRRKLFELARAFSEKTKMRKSKRKHLLKHQALGAAASTANLLDDVEGHACDEGFQGRRQEVPKVEETLREGQ, via the exons ATGACCAGCCTGTTCCGCCGGAGCAGCAGCGGCAgcggcgggggcggcggcggcggggcgcGGGGCGGCGGGGGCAGCGCGGCGGCCGCGGCGGCGCAGGAGCTCAACAACAGCCGGCCCGCCCGCCAGGTGCGCCGCCTGGAGTTCAACCAGGCCATGGACGACTTCAAGACCATGTTCCCCAGCATGGATTACGACATCATCGAGTGCGTGCTGCGCGCCAACAGCGGCGCTGTGGACGCCACCATCGACCAGCTGCTGCAGATGAACCTGGAGGGCGGCGGCGGCAGCGTCTACGAAGACAGCTCCGACTCCGAGGACAGCATTCCCCCGGAGGTAGGGGCGCCGCAG ATCTTGGAAAGGACTTTGGAACCTGATAGCTCCGACGAAGAGCCCCCTCCAGTGTATTCCCCGCCAGCCTACCACATGCACATGTTTGACAGGCCTCACCCTCTGGCTCCCCCTACTCCACCTCCCAG GATAGACATGCCGGGCTCCGGCCCTGCTGTGAGCCAGAGGTGCTATCGGAACTGGAACCCACCACTGCTGGGGAACCTCCCAGATGACTTTCTCCGCATCCTGCCCCAGCAGCTGGACAGCGTACAG GGGAACCCCGGGGGCTCCAAGCCCGTGAGTGTGAGCAGAGAGGGAGGCCCACCCTGCGCCGTGGGGGCCGGGACCCGCGACCAGGAGAGCCGCTGGAAACAGTACCTGGAGGACGAGAGGATCGCTCTCTTCCTGCAGAATGAGGAGTTCATGAAGGAGCTGCAGCGTAACCGCGACTTCCTCCTTGCCCTGGAGAGAG ATCGACTGAAATACGAATCCCAGAAATCCAAATCCAGCAGTGTGGCTGTCGGAAACGACTATGGCTTTCCCTCCCCCGTCCCAG CAGTCCCAAGTTCTTGCCAGTCCAGCAGCTGCAGGGTGGCTGAACTCCCCAGAGGTGCCTGCAGCATGG GACCCAGTGAAGCCAATCCCGCTGTGTCTGAAGATGCCTTATTCAGGGACAAGTTGAAACACATGGGAAAAT CCACCCGGAGGAAGCTGTTTGAACTTGCCCGGGCCTTCTCGGAGAAGACCAAGATGAGGAAGTCAAAGAGGAAACACTTGTTGAAGCATCAGGC GCTGGGGGCTGCAGCGTCAACAGCCAATCTCCTGGATGACGTGGAGGGCCACGCCTGTG ATGAAGGCTTCCAGGGAAGGCGGCAAGAAGTGCCCAAAGTGGAGGAAACCCTAAGAGAAGGACAGTAA